One genomic segment of Desulfuromonas thiophila includes these proteins:
- a CDS encoding tetratricopeptide repeat protein — protein MSRRQLLVLVVAGLLALGSGGCATAAVSKVPDAAAIHAQLARQHLAAGRPLWALYSLREAVALAPGEPAYRRQLAGVLYDLGFADQAIAEMEQLLPLTGQQDFLLFELGTYRLAAGRIAAARQAFEAVVQLNPGFSLGYYYLAETLLRQGDYASAGRAAALAQRLGLPGFDMQRRLADLGIALPPQPWADDGGLIYLRRIRLTQAEQAHQLLQRLAQGERFEDLARAYGEAEEQRSGGYVGALVPSQLQPHLAARLQALRPFDSPQLIEQAGDWLLVQRIAPWQAPHRP, from the coding sequence ATGAGCCGGCGGCAGCTGCTGGTTCTGGTTGTGGCGGGCCTGCTGGCCTTGGGCAGTGGTGGCTGTGCGACGGCAGCGGTTTCCAAGGTGCCCGATGCTGCCGCTATTCACGCCCAGCTGGCCCGTCAGCATCTGGCGGCCGGCCGGCCGCTGTGGGCGCTCTACAGTCTGCGTGAGGCGGTGGCTCTGGCGCCGGGTGAGCCGGCGTACCGTCGCCAGCTGGCGGGTGTGCTGTACGATCTGGGGTTTGCCGATCAGGCCATAGCCGAAATGGAGCAGCTGTTGCCCCTGACCGGGCAACAGGATTTTCTGCTGTTCGAACTGGGCACCTACCGCTTGGCGGCCGGCCGTATCGCTGCGGCGCGGCAGGCGTTTGAAGCGGTGGTGCAGCTTAATCCGGGTTTTTCCCTGGGGTACTATTATCTGGCGGAAACCCTGCTGCGTCAGGGCGACTATGCCAGCGCCGGGCGGGCGGCCGCCTTGGCGCAACGCTTGGGGCTGCCTGGTTTTGATATGCAGCGGCGCCTGGCCGATCTGGGGATCGCCTTGCCGCCACAGCCCTGGGCCGATGATGGTGGCCTGATCTACCTGCGGCGCATTCGTCTGACCCAGGCCGAGCAGGCGCATCAGCTGTTGCAGCGATTGGCTCAGGGCGAGCGTTTCGAGGATCTGGCGCGGGCCTACGGCGAAGCCGAGGAGCAACGCAGTGGCGGTTATGTGGGCGCGTTGGTGCCATCGCAGCTGCAGCCGCACCTGGCGGCGCGGCTGCAGGCGTTGCGCCCGTTTGATTCGCCGCAGCTGATTGAACAGGCGGGTGACTGGTTGCTGGTACAGCGCATTGCTCCCTGGCAGGCGCCGCATCGGCCCTGA
- a CDS encoding Rid family detoxifying hydrolase, producing MKQVISSPAAPAAIGPYSPAIAIGDTVYFSGQIPLDPVSGELVNGGIEAQTRQVLANLQALFSAAGVRPEQVVKTTVYLTDLADFATVNALYGELFGPPAPPARVCIQVAALPKGAAIEIDCIASRQA from the coding sequence ATGAAACAAGTGATCAGCAGTCCGGCGGCACCCGCCGCCATCGGTCCCTACTCGCCCGCCATCGCCATTGGCGATACCGTCTATTTTTCGGGCCAGATTCCGCTCGACCCCGTTAGCGGCGAACTGGTCAACGGCGGCATCGAAGCCCAGACGCGCCAGGTGCTCGCCAATCTGCAGGCCCTGTTCAGCGCCGCCGGAGTACGACCGGAGCAGGTTGTCAAAACAACCGTCTATTTGACCGATCTGGCTGATTTTGCCACCGTCAACGCTCTTTACGGCGAACTGTTCGGCCCGCCGGCGCCGCCGGCGCGGGTCTGCATCCAGGTGGCCGCCCTACCCAAGGGTGCCGCCATCGAGATCGACTGCATCGCCAGTCGGCAGGCCTGA
- a CDS encoding histidinol-phosphatase, with the protein MISVSAGTMVAAGASPKISAHGGHSGSFCLHAADSLEALVQAYCEQGFSRVGLTEHMPPPAPNYRYADEVAAGLTVTQMETRFCAYVAEARRLQRQYAGRLQLDVAMESEWYPGAAEQVRRLCRDHRLDYLVGSVHHVGGVNFDFSPQDYDQAVRHCGGIEALYRAYFDAQYDLIVTLEPQLVGHFDLIRLFDSDYRQHLELPAVAERIERNLAAIRQRGLTLDLNMRALLKGATEPYPALPLLQRAVALGIPLVPGDDAHRVADVGQGIDQAYRLLAELGALPVCWSPTRISPKDVPC; encoded by the coding sequence ATGATCTCCGTCTCTGCCGGAACCATGGTTGCCGCCGGCGCCTCTCCCAAGATCTCGGCCCATGGCGGTCACAGCGGCTCCTTTTGTCTCCATGCCGCCGACAGCCTTGAAGCGCTGGTGCAGGCCTATTGTGAGCAGGGTTTCAGCCGTGTCGGCCTGACCGAACACATGCCGCCGCCGGCGCCCAACTACCGCTACGCCGATGAGGTAGCGGCCGGTCTGACGGTGACGCAGATGGAGACGCGCTTTTGCGCCTATGTTGCCGAAGCGCGGCGCCTGCAGCGTCAGTATGCCGGTCGCCTGCAACTGGATGTGGCGATGGAAAGCGAATGGTATCCGGGCGCCGCCGAACAGGTCCGGCGCTTGTGCCGTGATCACCGGCTCGACTATCTGGTCGGTTCGGTGCACCATGTCGGTGGGGTCAATTTCGATTTTTCCCCGCAGGATTATGACCAGGCGGTCAGGCACTGTGGTGGCATCGAAGCTCTTTATCGGGCTTACTTTGATGCCCAGTACGATCTGATCGTGACCCTTGAACCCCAGCTGGTCGGTCATTTTGATCTTATTCGTCTGTTCGATAGCGACTACCGCCAGCATCTGGAACTGCCAGCGGTTGCCGAACGCATCGAACGCAATCTGGCGGCGATCCGCCAGCGGGGTCTGACGCTGGATCTGAACATGCGGGCGCTGCTGAAGGGGGCAACCGAGCCCTATCCGGCCCTGCCGCTGTTGCAGCGCGCCGTAGCCCTGGGCATTCCACTGGTTCCCGGCGATGATGCCCACCGGGTGGCCGATGTCGGCCAGGGCATCGACCAGGCCTATCGTCTTCTTGCCGAACTGGGGGCGCTGCCGGTGTGCTGGTCGCCCACCAGGATCTCACCAAAGGATGTTCCATGCTGA
- the metF gene encoding methylenetetrahydrofolate reductase [NAD(P)H], whose product MLMKQILDRQQPSLSFEFFPPQTPAGWQALEQEIAALVPLQPTSVSITYGAGGSTRDQTHKLVLRIQRQTGITVVPHQTCVAASRQEVREILTRYQNEGIENLLALRGDPPRDQPNWQPPADGFVRAADLVRFVRQEFPTMSIGVAGFPEGHPATPNRLLEMEYLRQKVAAGADYIVTQLFFDNRDFYDFCERCELAGIRVPVLAGIMPLRSRKSMERLAELAAGARFPAALLRRLAAAADDGEVERIGIDWATAQVADLLGQGVRGVHFYTLNSAAATREIFRRLGLPAACQGE is encoded by the coding sequence ATGCTGATGAAGCAGATTCTCGACCGCCAGCAGCCCTCGCTGAGCTTTGAATTCTTTCCGCCGCAAACCCCGGCCGGCTGGCAGGCGCTGGAGCAGGAGATCGCTGCCCTGGTGCCGTTGCAGCCAACCTCGGTCAGTATCACCTATGGCGCTGGTGGCTCGACCCGTGACCAGACCCACAAGCTGGTGTTGCGCATTCAGCGTCAGACCGGTATTACCGTGGTGCCGCATCAGACCTGCGTTGCGGCTTCCCGCCAGGAGGTGCGGGAGATTCTGACGCGCTACCAGAATGAGGGCATTGAAAATCTGCTGGCTCTGCGCGGTGACCCACCGCGTGACCAGCCCAACTGGCAGCCGCCGGCCGACGGTTTTGTCCGGGCGGCCGATCTGGTGCGTTTTGTGCGGCAGGAATTTCCAACCATGAGCATTGGCGTGGCGGGGTTTCCCGAGGGCCATCCGGCGACGCCCAATCGTTTGCTGGAGATGGAGTATCTGCGACAGAAGGTCGCGGCCGGAGCCGACTATATTGTGACGCAGTTGTTTTTTGATAATCGTGACTTCTACGACTTCTGCGAGCGCTGTGAACTGGCCGGCATTCGGGTGCCGGTGCTGGCTGGCATCATGCCTTTGCGCAGTCGCAAGAGCATGGAGCGACTGGCCGAACTGGCCGCTGGAGCCCGTTTCCCGGCGGCGCTGCTGCGGCGGCTGGCCGCGGCGGCCGACGATGGCGAGGTCGAGCGTATTGGCATCGACTGGGCTACCGCGCAAGTGGCCGATCTGCTGGGCCAGGGGGTGCGCGGCGTTCATTTCTATACACTCAACAGCGCGGCGGCAACGCGGGAGATCTTCCGCCGGCTGGGATTGCCGGCGGCGTGCCAGGGAGAATAA
- a CDS encoding selenium metabolism-associated LysR family transcriptional regulator produces MDIRRLEVFCKVVDLGSFTRAAEASQLSQPSVSEHVRTLEEQFGEKLIDRLGRRAQPTHAGKILYQYARRIIQLKNDAEQAIRQYQGNLSGRLSLGASTIPGAYLLPSLLEQFKQNYHAVELMLRIAGTTQVVEEVLKGTLELGLIGTQWKDQRIDCQPLFGDELVLVVHPQHPWSRAGRVAAAQLLDSPFVLREPGSGTRMEMTQALKQVGVDVTQFQVVAEVGSNEAVRQAVRSGIGAAILSSLAVAEDVARGLLCPVRIDELTLPRRFYLVQRRNRQLSPLAEAFYRHLLESESVPA; encoded by the coding sequence GTGGATATTCGACGGCTTGAGGTGTTTTGCAAGGTGGTTGATCTGGGCAGTTTTACCCGCGCGGCCGAGGCGTCACAGCTGTCGCAGCCCTCGGTCAGTGAGCATGTGCGTACCCTGGAAGAACAGTTTGGCGAAAAGCTTATCGATCGCCTTGGCCGCCGGGCACAGCCGACCCATGCTGGCAAGATTCTTTATCAGTATGCCCGGCGGATCATCCAACTGAAGAATGATGCCGAGCAAGCTATTCGCCAGTATCAGGGTAATCTTTCTGGGCGCTTATCGTTGGGAGCCAGTACCATCCCCGGCGCTTATCTGCTGCCGTCGTTGCTGGAGCAGTTCAAGCAGAACTATCATGCCGTCGAGTTGATGCTGCGCATTGCCGGGACCACTCAGGTGGTGGAAGAGGTGCTCAAGGGCACCCTGGAACTGGGATTGATCGGTACCCAGTGGAAGGATCAGCGCATTGACTGCCAGCCCCTGTTTGGTGACGAACTGGTGCTGGTGGTGCATCCTCAGCATCCTTGGAGCCGGGCGGGGCGAGTGGCAGCAGCGCAGTTACTTGACAGCCCCTTTGTGCTGCGTGAGCCAGGCAGTGGTACCCGCATGGAGATGACTCAGGCGCTGAAACAGGTGGGTGTTGATGTGACCCAGTTTCAGGTGGTGGCCGAGGTGGGTAGCAACGAAGCGGTGCGCCAGGCTGTGCGCAGTGGTATCGGCGCGGCGATTTTGTCCTCCCTGGCCGTGGCCGAGGACGTTGCGCGTGGCCTGCTGTGCCCAGTCCGGATTGATGAACTGACCTTGCCGCGCCGGTTCTATCTGGTGCAGCGGCGTAATCGCCAGCTCAGTC